The following proteins come from a genomic window of Hugenholtzia roseola DSM 9546:
- a CDS encoding Fur family transcriptional regulator translates to MKPLQLLQRHQLRKTPCRLAVLEIFINENVALSHQNIEDSVGNTFDRVTIYRTLTTFEESGILHRVLDDSGQSKYALCREHCQADAHQDEHLHFKCKVCQNIYCLSNVPKPTYVVPKGYLVEDATFLLRGICSVCQQAAL, encoded by the coding sequence ACAGCTCTTACAACGCCACCAACTTCGCAAAACGCCTTGTCGTTTGGCAGTGTTAGAAATTTTTATCAATGAAAATGTTGCCCTTTCGCACCAAAATATAGAAGACTCCGTAGGCAATACCTTCGACCGCGTAACGATTTATCGCACCCTGACGACTTTCGAGGAAAGTGGCATTTTGCATCGCGTTTTAGACGATTCGGGGCAGAGCAAGTACGCCCTCTGTCGCGAACATTGCCAAGCAGATGCGCATCAAGACGAACATTTGCACTTTAAATGTAAGGTCTGTCAGAATATTTATTGTCTTTCTAATGTCCCTAAGCCCACTTATGTCGTTCCGAAGGGTTATTTGGTAGAAGACGCTACTTTTTTGTTGCGAGGGATTTGTTCGGTTTGTCAGCAAGCGGCACTTTGA